Proteins encoded in a region of the Mucilaginibacter sabulilitoris genome:
- a CDS encoding lysophospholipid acyltransferase family protein: protein MKVITTEEFAKATKLDKLKMPGLAALLMELMKINQVNELFAQAQPKQGPEFVDAILEGCGIDIEFDERELRNIPKTGSFVAIANHPYGGIEGMVLLKILCMVRPDAKLMANFLLKKIPNLSDYFIAVNPFENVEHSSSISGLKNTLELLNNGTPIGIFPAGEVSTFKVEQKQVTDRLWHPVVGKIIAKAKVPVVPIYFHGNNGLLFNLLSLIHPALRTAKLPSELFNKHGHTIKLRIGKPINVEDIPDHNNSAKLLNFLRARTYALGTGLEEEKKLFSPRNLFKIKRLPENVATEISADVLDKEIAPLRDNYKIWTEKNYEVFIVPTSAIPNVIREIGRLREVTFREVGEGTNKAIDLDEYDIYYHHLFIWDFEAKMIVGAYRIGLGDEIFYSVGKNGFYITELFKLKSQFTPVLRRSLELGRSWIRKEYQTKPLPLFLLWKGILKFLIDNPRYRYLIGPVSISNSFSKFSKSLIVDYINRNHFDHEMAQYVKPRKKFKVDFAKIDTDLLMAGEDTFKGLDNLISEVETRNMKVPVLLRQYIALNAKIISFNIDPKFADCLDGFLVLDLEKVPQDILEKLGKNL, encoded by the coding sequence ATGAAAGTAATAACCACCGAAGAGTTTGCCAAAGCCACCAAACTGGATAAGTTGAAGATGCCGGGCCTGGCCGCTTTATTGATGGAACTAATGAAAATAAACCAGGTTAACGAACTTTTTGCCCAGGCACAGCCAAAACAGGGCCCCGAGTTTGTTGATGCTATTTTAGAAGGCTGCGGTATTGATATTGAGTTTGACGAGCGCGAATTAAGAAACATACCTAAAACCGGTAGCTTTGTTGCCATTGCCAACCACCCTTATGGTGGTATTGAGGGCATGGTGCTGTTAAAAATACTGTGTATGGTGAGGCCCGATGCCAAGCTGATGGCCAACTTCCTGCTCAAAAAGATCCCCAATCTGAGTGATTACTTTATAGCCGTAAACCCATTTGAAAACGTTGAACATTCATCAAGCATCAGCGGTTTAAAAAACACGCTGGAGCTTTTAAACAACGGCACGCCAATAGGTATTTTCCCTGCCGGTGAAGTATCAACCTTTAAGGTTGAACAAAAACAGGTAACCGATCGCCTTTGGCACCCTGTGGTAGGCAAAATAATAGCCAAGGCCAAGGTGCCAGTTGTACCTATTTATTTTCATGGCAACAATGGCCTGTTGTTTAATTTACTGAGCCTCATACACCCTGCCTTACGCACGGCTAAACTACCGTCTGAATTGTTTAACAAGCACGGGCACACCATTAAGCTTCGTATTGGCAAGCCTATTAATGTAGAGGATATCCCCGATCATAACAACAGCGCCAAACTGCTCAATTTTTTACGAGCCCGTACTTATGCGCTTGGCACCGGGCTGGAGGAAGAAAAGAAATTGTTTAGTCCGCGTAACCTGTTTAAGATAAAACGGCTGCCGGAAAATGTTGCTACCGAAATTAGTGCCGACGTATTGGACAAGGAAATAGCCCCGCTTCGTGACAATTATAAAATTTGGACAGAGAAGAACTATGAAGTATTCATAGTGCCCACATCTGCCATACCCAATGTGATACGCGAAATTGGTCGCCTGCGCGAGGTAACCTTCAGAGAGGTTGGCGAGGGAACTAATAAGGCTATTGATCTGGATGAGTATGATATTTATTATCATCACCTGTTTATCTGGGATTTTGAAGCTAAAATGATAGTAGGCGCTTACAGAATTGGCCTTGGCGATGAAATTTTTTACAGTGTAGGTAAAAATGGCTTCTACATTACTGAACTGTTTAAGCTTAAAAGCCAGTTTACCCCGGTGCTACGCCGCAGCCTTGAACTTGGCCGTTCCTGGATACGTAAAGAATACCAGACCAAACCCCTGCCGCTATTCTTGCTATGGAAAGGTATTTTAAAGTTTCTGATTGATAACCCGAGGTACAGGTATCTCATCGGGCCGGTGAGTATTAGTAATTCGTTCTCTAAGTTCTCCAAATCGCTTATTGTTGATTACATTAACCGCAATCATTTTGACCACGAAATGGCGCAGTATGTAAAACCGCGTAAAAAATTCAAGGTTGATTTTGCCAAGATAGATACCGACCTGCTGATGGCCGGCGAAGATACCTTTAAGGGGTTGGACAACTTGATATCGGAAGTAGAGACCCGTAACATGAAAGTTCCGGTACTGCTGCGCCAATACATTGCGCTAAATGCCAAGATCATCAGCTTTAACATCGACCCTAAGTTTGCCGATTGCCTGGATGGTTTCCTGGTGCTCGATCTTGAAAAAGTTCCCCAGGATATTTTAGAAAAATTAGGCAAGAATCTTTAA
- a CDS encoding acyltransferase family protein produces MMKISQTKKNLNIETLRGLAIILMVLGHVIGGSSRDGLKVVDNSIWRFSYYALQYIRMPLFTVISGFVYAYKPVSRFTSNSKFIAGKINRLLIPLVVVATLFYLLQYFTPGTNFKPPLSHIWRIYVYSYAHFWYLQGMMCVFLVITVLESCQVFNTLKSAMFCMVIVALIYILLPCKIYYFSFNRVPFLLTFFILGLSLKRFYEFILKKDIITIAAVIFIVAISFQLYLFNVNAGVSIANFLTFCVGSTACVLLISLGYQNSKLIWLGDFSYAIYLFHILGAVTARVILARLSVHNMPIQILTGLIAAISFPVLLRLLCGSNKVLSVAFFGDKISSKKSPLPKRNPENVPASRIFPY; encoded by the coding sequence ATGATGAAAATCAGCCAGACAAAAAAAAATTTAAATATTGAAACACTTAGAGGCCTTGCTATAATTTTAATGGTATTAGGTCATGTTATAGGCGGCAGTTCACGTGATGGGCTAAAAGTTGTCGATAATTCGATATGGAGGTTTTCATATTATGCATTGCAATACATCCGAATGCCGTTGTTTACCGTTATTTCCGGCTTTGTTTATGCTTATAAGCCTGTTTCCAGATTTACCTCCAATTCCAAATTCATAGCGGGAAAAATCAATCGCTTATTGATACCCTTAGTTGTTGTGGCAACGCTTTTTTACCTATTGCAATACTTCACCCCCGGAACTAACTTCAAACCCCCACTAAGCCATATCTGGCGTATTTACGTTTACTCCTATGCTCATTTTTGGTATTTACAGGGCATGATGTGCGTATTTCTGGTTATTACCGTTCTTGAAAGCTGTCAAGTATTTAACACGTTAAAATCCGCAATGTTTTGTATGGTGATAGTAGCATTGATCTATATTTTGCTGCCCTGTAAAATTTACTATTTCAGTTTTAACAGGGTTCCATTTTTACTAACATTCTTTATCCTGGGTTTGTCGCTTAAAAGATTTTACGAGTTTATATTAAAAAAAGACATAATTACAATAGCAGCTGTAATATTTATTGTTGCTATAAGTTTTCAGTTGTATTTATTTAATGTGAACGCCGGTGTCAGCATTGCAAATTTTTTAACGTTCTGCGTTGGCTCGACGGCTTGTGTATTATTGATAAGCCTGGGTTATCAGAACAGCAAACTGATCTGGCTTGGCGATTTTTCTTATGCCATTTATCTGTTCCATATTTTGGGTGCTGTAACGGCAAGGGTAATACTGGCCAGGTTGTCAGTACATAATATGCCGATCCAGATCCTTACCGGGTTAATCGCTGCAATAAGCTTTCCAGTTTTGTTGCGGCTATTATGCGGTTCTAACAAGGTATTGTCTGTCGCATTTTTTGGAGATAAGATCAGCAGTAAAAAGAGTCCCCTGCCAAAAAGAAATCCGGAAAACGTACCCGCCAGTCGAATTTTCCCCTATTAA
- a CDS encoding MraY family glycosyltransferase gives MKNITLHLFYLSLLFLAELLYLRLARKLNIQAIPNERSAHSQSTLVGGGIIVPLTCMLYFFTSGFQYPFFITGILLIATVCLIDDVKEVSIGLRLLSQLIAVSLVFFQFNLYINSIWLLIVAGCIMIISLNAYNFLDGINGTTCAYSLILLASLYYIDQFKVHYIDGHLLVLTALAVLVFTFFNFRVRAICFAGDVGSVSIALIVCGCIFKLIVLTHNYIFISLLLVYYLDAGSTFIFRWLQGHNVFEAHKKHFYLYLVNDLKWPHLKVAGLYAAVQLVINIFVINVFDIKGNRSNHYHLHYTGLLIGLAALLAVSMRVKLEGRQIYMKKSIDPVTSR, from the coding sequence ATGAAAAATATAACCCTGCACCTGTTTTATTTATCACTATTGTTTTTAGCGGAATTGCTTTATTTGCGCTTAGCAAGGAAGCTGAATATTCAAGCAATACCAAATGAGCGGAGCGCACATTCGCAAAGTACATTAGTTGGCGGAGGCATTATTGTGCCTTTAACGTGCATGCTATATTTTTTCACCTCCGGCTTTCAGTATCCATTTTTTATAACCGGTATTTTGCTGATAGCTACAGTATGCCTGATCGATGATGTAAAGGAAGTCTCTATCGGCTTGAGATTGCTTAGTCAGCTTATTGCTGTATCTCTTGTTTTTTTTCAGTTTAATTTATATATCAACAGCATCTGGTTATTAATAGTTGCCGGCTGTATCATGATCATCTCTCTTAACGCCTATAATTTTCTTGACGGGATTAATGGAACCACCTGCGCTTACAGCCTCATTCTACTGGCTAGTTTGTATTATATCGATCAGTTCAAAGTACATTACATTGATGGGCATTTGCTCGTGTTAACGGCTCTTGCTGTACTCGTTTTTACCTTTTTTAACTTTCGTGTCAGGGCAATTTGTTTTGCAGGTGATGTAGGCAGCGTCAGCATCGCGCTTATAGTTTGCGGTTGTATTTTTAAATTGATCGTGTTAACCCATAATTATATTTTCATCAGTCTTTTACTGGTTTATTACCTCGACGCGGGGAGTACATTTATATTCCGCTGGTTACAGGGGCATAATGTTTTTGAAGCACATAAAAAGCATTTTTATTTATACCTGGTGAACGATTTAAAGTGGCCTCATTTAAAGGTGGCTGGTTTATACGCTGCAGTTCAATTAGTTATAAATATTTTTGTAATAAATGTATTTGATATTAAAGGCAACCGTTCCAATCATTATCACTTGCACTATACCGGTTTGCTCATAGGACTTGCGGCACTGCTAGCAGTATCTATGCGTGTTAAACTGGAAGGAAGGCAGATATATATGAAAAAAAGTATTGACCCGGTAACATCCCGATAA
- a CDS encoding protoporphyrinogen/coproporphyrinogen oxidase, giving the protein MKVAIIGAGPTGLTVAHQLIRNNMEVDIYDSAKDVGGFAKSIELWDQTVEIGPHFLSIGKFPSVKALILESINGNYKVYKRKTFILTKNKTFIYPPSAGDIIKKLHVFQLCAAAWGILKQNLFPVKNNGTAETFVKNHLGGYLYKYFFENFSIKLWGMGGSQVSDVFAKSLLGFKGISPIKTLFSKTLKTTATEDLYIYPNGGLSTLWDAMKMQIEERGGRFLLASRITSLSCSETDPNVISQINLSDGTVAAYDYFISTIPIVPFLKYLSIGFINNHQSLPIQFRSDVLLYMKVKYDSVKDGQCFYIYEDDIKITRITNFNKFDGRKEVPFAIILLEFWCGKEDNVWKAEKDELLDIARVQLAKTGIFTGLEILDVLFKKIESAFLVPDMGCLNNRNYLFDQLSPYKNLTVAGRTTSVNFNYGMENAIDDGIILAKEFMARKQHTSEVEEI; this is encoded by the coding sequence ATGAAAGTAGCCATTATCGGAGCCGGCCCTACGGGCCTTACTGTAGCGCATCAGCTTATTCGTAATAATATGGAGGTTGATATTTATGATAGTGCTAAAGATGTGGGGGGCTTTGCAAAATCAATCGAGCTTTGGGATCAAACCGTTGAAATCGGCCCCCATTTTTTAAGTATCGGCAAATTTCCGTCGGTCAAAGCGCTCATATTGGAGTCAATTAATGGCAACTATAAAGTGTATAAAAGAAAAACATTTATCCTTACCAAAAACAAAACGTTCATTTACCCTCCATCTGCCGGTGACATTATCAAAAAACTCCATGTTTTTCAACTATGTGCCGCTGCATGGGGCATACTTAAACAAAATCTCTTCCCCGTTAAGAATAACGGAACAGCAGAAACCTTTGTTAAAAATCACCTGGGGGGGTACTTATACAAATATTTTTTTGAAAACTTTTCTATTAAGCTTTGGGGTATGGGCGGAAGCCAGGTTTCAGATGTGTTTGCAAAATCCTTGTTGGGTTTTAAAGGCATTTCCCCAATAAAAACATTGTTCAGCAAAACACTTAAAACTACGGCGACTGAAGATCTCTATATCTATCCCAACGGCGGACTTTCTACCCTTTGGGACGCAATGAAAATGCAAATTGAAGAGCGGGGAGGGCGGTTCCTGCTTGCATCCCGGATAACGTCTTTGTCATGCAGTGAAACAGATCCTAATGTAATTTCACAAATCAATCTGTCAGACGGAACCGTGGCAGCGTATGATTACTTTATATCAACTATTCCGATCGTTCCTTTTTTAAAATATTTGAGTATCGGATTTATTAACAACCATCAGTCATTACCGATTCAATTCCGGAGTGATGTATTGCTTTATATGAAAGTAAAATATGATAGCGTAAAGGATGGTCAGTGCTTTTACATTTATGAAGACGATATTAAAATTACAAGGATTACTAATTTCAATAAGTTCGATGGCCGTAAGGAGGTTCCGTTCGCAATCATATTATTAGAATTCTGGTGCGGTAAGGAAGATAACGTTTGGAAAGCTGAAAAAGACGAATTACTGGATATTGCCAGGGTGCAGCTTGCAAAGACCGGCATTTTTACTGGATTGGAAATTTTAGATGTGCTTTTTAAAAAGATAGAAAGCGCGTTCCTGGTTCCCGATATGGGTTGTTTAAACAACAGGAACTATTTATTTGATCAGCTGTCGCCTTATAAAAACTTAACTGTAGCCGGTAGAACTACTTCTGTTAATTTTAATTATGGAATGGAAAACGCCATTGATGATGGAATTATTTTGGCTAAGGAGTTTATGGCTAGAAA